Proteins from a single region of Punica granatum isolate Tunisia-2019 chromosome 8, ASM765513v2, whole genome shotgun sequence:
- the LOC116215872 gene encoding probable 2-oxoglutarate-dependent dioxygenase AOP1 yields the protein MMGAHHQTPYLEFPEDIEQFESSSYWVPLCAQVREACEAHGFFLLQYDKVVPKTLRRDMLSAMRSLFDLPDETKCRYQNPKPYRSYSGKCPVAPLHESFGIDDPHKLDAARDFTDLMWPEGNPGFCETLHSINSKILELNSLIMKMIFESFGMGGEFKSHFQDSSTVFRIMKYRVPPPPSINDQGDGSAIGLVAHTDKNDLTILYQNDVQGLEVVPRDGDDEWVKVRVPEDAFIVIVGDALKAWSNGRLHAVKHRVVMSGDRDRYSCGLFSIPKEGAMIRVPAKLVDTDHPLRYRPFKFDDYVTYFVSNRRDDALEVYAGV from the exons ATGATGGGGGCTCACCATCAAACACCATACCTTGAATTCCCCGAAGACATTGAACAGTTCGAGTCCTCCAGCTACTGGGTCCCTCTATGTGCGCAGGTCAGGGAGGCCTGCGAGGCTCAtggcttcttcctcctccaatACGATAAGGTTGTCCCGAAAACCCTACGCAGGGACATGCTCAGCGCCATGAGGTCACTCTTCGACCTTCCCGACGAGACCAAGTGCCGGTACCAGAACCCCAAACCCTACCGAAGCTACTCTGGGAAGTGCCCTGTCGCCCCCCTCCACGAGAGCTTCGGGATCGACGACCCCCATAAGCTCGACGCTGCCCGAGACTTCACCGATCTTATGTGGCCCGAGGGCAACCCTGGTTTCTG CGAGACACTGCATAGCATAAATTCAAAGATACTTGAGTTGAACTCCTTGATCATGAAGATGATATTCGAAAGCTTTGGGATGGGCGGGGAATTCAAGTCTCATTTCCAGGATAGTAGCACTGTATTTCGAATCATGAAGTACCGGGTCCCGCCTCCTCCGAGCATCAACGACCAAGGGGATGGTTCTGCCATCGGCCTAGTTGCCCACACGGACAAGAATGACCTTACCATCTTGTATCAGAACGACGTGCAGGGACTCGAGGTGGTGCCGAGGGACGGAGATGATGAGTGGGTGAAGGTTAGGGTTCCTGAGGATGCCTTCATTGTCATTGTTGGGGATGCTCTTAAG gcATGGAGCAACGGGAGGCTTCATGCGGTGAAGCACAGGGTGGTCATGAGCGGGGACAGGGACAGATACTCCTGTGGCCTATTTTCCATCCCGAAGGAAGGCGCAATGATTAGGGTTCCGGCCAAGCTTGTCGACACCGACCACCCCCTCCGGTACCGGCCCTTCAAGTTCGATGACTATGTGACGTACTTTGTCTCCAACAGGAGGGATGACGCCCTCGAGGTCTATGCCGGCGTCTAA
- the LOC116189442 gene encoding coiled-coil domain-containing protein 93 isoform X4, whose amino-acid sequence MAESFSEFPSQLGPILDPLASAGSDRTRTADSPPVDGELSRPIRLEAASGADKYVISAEEQEQALRQLEEELDDATTSVERLNAALKEKDERKAHVLNELNRLREKIRDAGADSVVEKLMLLLRSVKALERQEFALKSNFDAKHAELEAEICELEAKASNDYDDKSLHDGLDHSIGTASENLHLAKKELAARLRAVLSLKRQLDDVPTPSELTQYKCRLAELNTNIGEKDRQTRKFYSTYNALLEIKELMLKEISLLNSINSQFQDAIASTAGQMKLIDSMEGILKGIKQKLEKMQVGLQADQKICDTLRERYVAAVADQRHSFTMSKALQNFRQ is encoded by the exons ATGGCCGAGTCGTTCTCCGAGTTTCCGAGTCAGCTCGGCCCAATCCTCGATCCCCTCGCGTCTGCCGGGTCTGATCGCACCAGAACTGCCGATTCTCCGCCCGTCGACGGCGAACTCTCCCGGCCGATCCGCCTTGAAGCCGCTTCTGGAGCTGACAAATA TGTGATCTCTGCTGAAGAGCAGGAGCAGGCTCTTCGGCAACTCGAGGAGGAGCTTGATGATGCGACAACATCCGTGGAGCGGCTGAACGCTGCTCTGAAAGAGAAG GATGAAAGGAAAGCTCATGTCCTCAATGAATTGAACCGCTTGCGTGAGAAAATTAGGGACGCTGGTGCTGATTCTGTGGTTGAGAAGTTAATGCTGCTTCTTCGGTCAGTGAAG GCTTTGGAAAGGCAAGAATTTGCTCTCAAGTCTAACTTTGATGCGAAACATGCCGAATTGGAGGCAGAGATTTGTGAGCTGGAAGCAAAAGCATCAAATGATTATGATGATAAGTCTTTGCACGATGGTTTGGATCATTCTATAGGCACGGCATCGGAGAACTTGCACTTAGCAAAGAAG GAACTTGCTGCTAGGTTGCGGGCAGTGCTATCTTTAAAACGACAGCTTGATGATGTGCCGACACCATCGGAGCTAACTCA GTATAAGTGCCGATTGGCCGAACTAAACACGAATATTGGG GAAAAGGATAGACAAACACGGAAATTCTATTCAACCTATAATGCGCTTCTGGAGATTAAAGAATTAATGCTGAAAGAGATATCATTGCTGAACTCGATTAATTCTCAA TTTCAAGATGCAATAGCTAGTACTGCTGGTCAGATGAAACTTATTGACTCCATGGAAGGAATTCTGAAAGGCATTAAACAG AAGCTAGAAAAGATGCAAGTTGGGCTTCAAGCAGATCAGAAGATCTGTGACACTCTCAGGGAGAGGTATGTGGCAGCAGTTGCTGACCAAAGGCACAGTTTTACCATGTCAAAAGCTTTACAG AATTTCAGACAGTGA
- the LOC116189584 gene encoding transcriptional corepressor LEUNIG-like: MDRFVEDGSLDDSGESCLSQDDIDPRDTVDVSKGFTFAEVNTVRASTSKVVCCHFSSDGKLLASAGHDKKAVLWYTDTLTPKATLEGHASMITDVRFSPGMPLLATSSFDKTVRVWDADNPGHSLWTFMGHNAAVMSLDFHPNKDDLICSCDEDGEIRYWSINNGSCARVFKGGMYQMRFQPRVGRYLAAAAGNVISILDVETPACRQTLQGHTKPIHSVCWNSTGDLLASVSEDAVRVWTLGSGSEGECVHELSCNGNKFYSCVFHPTYPSLLAIGCYQSLELWNMSENQMMSLPAHDGIIAALAVSNVTGLVASASHDKSVKLWK; the protein is encoded by the exons ATGGACCGCTTCGTGGAGGATGGATCTCTCGATGACAGCGGCGAGTCTTGTTTATCCCAAGACGACATCGATCCCCGCGATACCGTCGACGTTAGTAAAG GATTCACATTCGCTGAAGTTAATACTGTTCGAGCAAGCACCAGCAAAGTGGTCTGCTGCCACTTCTCATCCGATGGAAAATTGCTTGCAAGTGCTGGCCACGACAAAAAA GCTGTTCTATGGTACACGGACACTCTGACGCCTAAGGCGACACTCGAAGGACACGCATCCATGATCACAGATGTCCGTTTTAGCCCAGGCATGCCGCTTCTTGCCACATCCTCGTTCGATAAGACCGTCAGAGTCTGGGACGCTGACAAT CCCGGGCATTCGCTTTGGACGTTCATGGGACACAATGCAGCTGTGATGTCTCTCGATTTTCACCCGAATAAGGATGATCTCATCTGCTCTTGCGATGAAGATGGTGAGATACGGTACTGGAGTATCAATAACGGGAGCTGTGCCAGAGTTTTTAAG GGAGGAATGTACCAGATGAGATTCCAACCGCGTGTGGGGAGATATCTTGCAGCAGCTGCTGGGAATGTCATTTCGATATTGGATGTGGAGACCCCAGCTTGCCGACAAACCTTGCAG GGTCACACAAAGCCAATCCACTCTGTATGTTGGAACTCTACTGGAGACTTACTTGCATCAGTAAGTGAGGACGCTGTCAGGGTATGGACGCTCGGGTCAGGAAGTGAAGGGGAGTGCGTGCATGAACTGAGCTGCAACGGCAACAAATTCTATTCGTGCGTGTTCCACCCTACATACCCGTCATTGCTTGCGATTGGCTGTTACCAG TCATTGGAGCTCTGGAACATGTCGGAGAACCAGATGATGTCCCTGCCGGCACATGATGGGATTATCGCTGCCTTGGCTGTGTCCAACGTGACGGGGTTGGTTGCCTCAGCCAGCCACGATAAGTCGGTCAAGCTATGGAAGTAG
- the LOC116189442 gene encoding coiled-coil domain-containing protein 93 isoform X6, with protein MAESFSEFPSQLGPILDPLASAGSDRTRTADSPPVDGELSRPIRLEAASGADKYVISAEEQEQALRQLEEELDDATTSVERLNAALKEKDERKAHVLNELNRLREKIRDAGADSVVEKLMLLLRSVKALERQEFALKSNFDAKHAELEAEICELEAKASNDYDDKSLHDGLDHSIGTASENLHLAKKELAARLRAVLSLKRQLDDVPTPSELTQYKCRLAELNTNIGEKDRQTRKFYSTYNALLEIKELMLKEISLLNSINSQFQDAIASTAGQMKLIDSMEGILKGIKQKLEKMQVGLQADQKICDTLRESCCSKS; from the exons ATGGCCGAGTCGTTCTCCGAGTTTCCGAGTCAGCTCGGCCCAATCCTCGATCCCCTCGCGTCTGCCGGGTCTGATCGCACCAGAACTGCCGATTCTCCGCCCGTCGACGGCGAACTCTCCCGGCCGATCCGCCTTGAAGCCGCTTCTGGAGCTGACAAATA TGTGATCTCTGCTGAAGAGCAGGAGCAGGCTCTTCGGCAACTCGAGGAGGAGCTTGATGATGCGACAACATCCGTGGAGCGGCTGAACGCTGCTCTGAAAGAGAAG GATGAAAGGAAAGCTCATGTCCTCAATGAATTGAACCGCTTGCGTGAGAAAATTAGGGACGCTGGTGCTGATTCTGTGGTTGAGAAGTTAATGCTGCTTCTTCGGTCAGTGAAG GCTTTGGAAAGGCAAGAATTTGCTCTCAAGTCTAACTTTGATGCGAAACATGCCGAATTGGAGGCAGAGATTTGTGAGCTGGAAGCAAAAGCATCAAATGATTATGATGATAAGTCTTTGCACGATGGTTTGGATCATTCTATAGGCACGGCATCGGAGAACTTGCACTTAGCAAAGAAG GAACTTGCTGCTAGGTTGCGGGCAGTGCTATCTTTAAAACGACAGCTTGATGATGTGCCGACACCATCGGAGCTAACTCA GTATAAGTGCCGATTGGCCGAACTAAACACGAATATTGGG GAAAAGGATAGACAAACACGGAAATTCTATTCAACCTATAATGCGCTTCTGGAGATTAAAGAATTAATGCTGAAAGAGATATCATTGCTGAACTCGATTAATTCTCAA TTTCAAGATGCAATAGCTAGTACTGCTGGTCAGATGAAACTTATTGACTCCATGGAAGGAATTCTGAAAGGCATTAAACAG AAGCTAGAAAAGATGCAAGTTGGGCTTCAAGCAGATCAGAAGATCTGTGACACTCTCAGGGAGAG CTGCTGTTCCAAATCCTAG
- the LOC116215851 gene encoding gibberellin 3-beta-dioxygenase 1-like isoform X2, whose protein sequence is MVGPACEAWGMFQVINHGISTTLIRDVESEARRFFSLPAKEKMKALRSPGGAAGYGVARITPFFNKFMWHEGFTIVGSPMDHAREVWPHGYRRFCEVMEEYQKKTKDLSERLLILILKSLGIPEEHIEWPRSAAYQGGPAPCTALQLNSYPSCPDPARAMGLAQHTDSFLLTVLHQVSGINGLQVLKEGAGWVRVVPLEGALVVNVGDMLHIMSNGLFPSVLHRAVVDKTSHRMSMAYFYGPPADYRVAPIPRGCPSQAPLQFRPVTVREYIEMKAKNLDGALSGIRVR, encoded by the exons ATGGTGGGTCCAGCATGTGAGGCGTGGGGCATGTTCCAAGTCATAAACCATGGCATTTCTACAACCCTTATAAGGGATGTCGAGTCGGAGGCTAGGAGGTTCTTCTCTCTCCCGGCTAAAGAGAAGATGAAGGCTCTCCGTTCTCCTGGCGGAGCTGCTGGGTATGGAGTCGCCCGAATAACACCGTTCTTCAATAAGTTCATGTGGCATGAAGGGTTCACCATTGTGGGATCTCCCATGGACCACGCTAGGGAGGTTTGGCCTCATGGATATCGAAGGTTTTG TGAAGTGATGGAAGAGTACCAGAAGAAGACGAAAGATCTCTCCGAGAGGCTCCTCATCCTGATCCTGAAATCCCTCGGCATACCCGAGGAACACATCGAGTGGCCGAGGTCCGCAGCCTACCAGGGCGGGCCAGCCCCGTGCACGGCCCTGCAGCTCAACTCCTACCCATCCTGCCCGGACCCGGCCAGGGCAATGGGTCTGGCCCAACACACGGACTCCTTCCTCCTCACGGTCCTCCACCAGGTCAGTGGCATAAACGGTCTCCAAGTCCTGAAGGAGGGGGCGGGGTGGGTCCGCGTCGTGCCCTTGGAAGGGGCACTAGTGGTCAATGTGGGTGACATGCTCCACATCATGTCTAATGGATTGTTCCCCAGCGTCCTCCACCGGGCTGTCGTGGATAAGACCAGCCACAGGATGTCAATGGCCTACTTCTATGGGCCCCCGGCGGATTACCGCGTCGCCCCCATCCCAAGAGGCTGCCCGAGCCAGGCTCCACTCCAGTTTCGACCCGTGACCGTCAGGGAGTACATTGAGATGAAGGCAAAGAATCTTGATGGCGCGCTATCGGGAATCAGGGTGAGATGA
- the LOC116189442 gene encoding coiled-coil domain-containing protein 93 isoform X1: protein MAESFSEFPSQLGPILDPLASAGSDRTRTADSPPVDGELSRPIRLEAASGADKYVISAEEQEQALRQLEEELDDATTSVERLNAALKEKDERKAHVLNELNRLREKIRDAGADSVVEKLMLLLRSVKALERQEFALKSNFDAKHAELEAEICELEAKASNDYDDKSLHDGLDHSIGTASENLHLAKKELAARLRAVLSLKRQLDDVPTPSELTQYKCRLAELNTNIGEKDRQTRKFYSTYNALLEIKELMLKEISLLNSINSQFQDAIASTAGQMKLIDSMEGILKGIKQKLEKMQVGLQADQKICDTLRERYVAAVADQRHSFTMSKALQLLFQILVYTVVHRLSESPGATCKE, encoded by the exons ATGGCCGAGTCGTTCTCCGAGTTTCCGAGTCAGCTCGGCCCAATCCTCGATCCCCTCGCGTCTGCCGGGTCTGATCGCACCAGAACTGCCGATTCTCCGCCCGTCGACGGCGAACTCTCCCGGCCGATCCGCCTTGAAGCCGCTTCTGGAGCTGACAAATA TGTGATCTCTGCTGAAGAGCAGGAGCAGGCTCTTCGGCAACTCGAGGAGGAGCTTGATGATGCGACAACATCCGTGGAGCGGCTGAACGCTGCTCTGAAAGAGAAG GATGAAAGGAAAGCTCATGTCCTCAATGAATTGAACCGCTTGCGTGAGAAAATTAGGGACGCTGGTGCTGATTCTGTGGTTGAGAAGTTAATGCTGCTTCTTCGGTCAGTGAAG GCTTTGGAAAGGCAAGAATTTGCTCTCAAGTCTAACTTTGATGCGAAACATGCCGAATTGGAGGCAGAGATTTGTGAGCTGGAAGCAAAAGCATCAAATGATTATGATGATAAGTCTTTGCACGATGGTTTGGATCATTCTATAGGCACGGCATCGGAGAACTTGCACTTAGCAAAGAAG GAACTTGCTGCTAGGTTGCGGGCAGTGCTATCTTTAAAACGACAGCTTGATGATGTGCCGACACCATCGGAGCTAACTCA GTATAAGTGCCGATTGGCCGAACTAAACACGAATATTGGG GAAAAGGATAGACAAACACGGAAATTCTATTCAACCTATAATGCGCTTCTGGAGATTAAAGAATTAATGCTGAAAGAGATATCATTGCTGAACTCGATTAATTCTCAA TTTCAAGATGCAATAGCTAGTACTGCTGGTCAGATGAAACTTATTGACTCCATGGAAGGAATTCTGAAAGGCATTAAACAG AAGCTAGAAAAGATGCAAGTTGGGCTTCAAGCAGATCAGAAGATCTGTGACACTCTCAGGGAGAGGTATGTGGCAGCAGTTGCTGACCAAAGGCACAGTTTTACCATGTCAAAAGCTTTACAG CTGCTGTTCCAAATCCTAGTCTACACAGTTGTTCATCGACTTTCCGAATCCCCAGGAGCAACGTGCAAGGAATGA
- the LOC116189442 gene encoding coiled-coil domain-containing protein 93 isoform X3 has product MAESFSEFPSQLGPILDPLASAGSDRTRTADSPPVDGELSRPIRLEAASGADKYVISAEEQEQALRQLEEELDDATTSVERLNAALKEKDERKAHVLNELNRLREKIRDAGADSVVEKLMLLLRSVKALERQEFALKSNFDAKHAELEAEICELEAKASNDYDDKSLHDGLDHSIGTASENLHLAKKELAARLRAVLSLKRQLDDVPTPSELTQYKCRLAELNTNIGEKDRQTRKFYSTYNALLEIKELMLKEISLLNSINSQFQDAIASTAGQMKLIDSMEGILKGIKQKLEKMQVGLQADQKICDTLRERYVAAVADQRHSFTMSKALQEQRARNERLRSEVLSQSNDET; this is encoded by the exons ATGGCCGAGTCGTTCTCCGAGTTTCCGAGTCAGCTCGGCCCAATCCTCGATCCCCTCGCGTCTGCCGGGTCTGATCGCACCAGAACTGCCGATTCTCCGCCCGTCGACGGCGAACTCTCCCGGCCGATCCGCCTTGAAGCCGCTTCTGGAGCTGACAAATA TGTGATCTCTGCTGAAGAGCAGGAGCAGGCTCTTCGGCAACTCGAGGAGGAGCTTGATGATGCGACAACATCCGTGGAGCGGCTGAACGCTGCTCTGAAAGAGAAG GATGAAAGGAAAGCTCATGTCCTCAATGAATTGAACCGCTTGCGTGAGAAAATTAGGGACGCTGGTGCTGATTCTGTGGTTGAGAAGTTAATGCTGCTTCTTCGGTCAGTGAAG GCTTTGGAAAGGCAAGAATTTGCTCTCAAGTCTAACTTTGATGCGAAACATGCCGAATTGGAGGCAGAGATTTGTGAGCTGGAAGCAAAAGCATCAAATGATTATGATGATAAGTCTTTGCACGATGGTTTGGATCATTCTATAGGCACGGCATCGGAGAACTTGCACTTAGCAAAGAAG GAACTTGCTGCTAGGTTGCGGGCAGTGCTATCTTTAAAACGACAGCTTGATGATGTGCCGACACCATCGGAGCTAACTCA GTATAAGTGCCGATTGGCCGAACTAAACACGAATATTGGG GAAAAGGATAGACAAACACGGAAATTCTATTCAACCTATAATGCGCTTCTGGAGATTAAAGAATTAATGCTGAAAGAGATATCATTGCTGAACTCGATTAATTCTCAA TTTCAAGATGCAATAGCTAGTACTGCTGGTCAGATGAAACTTATTGACTCCATGGAAGGAATTCTGAAAGGCATTAAACAG AAGCTAGAAAAGATGCAAGTTGGGCTTCAAGCAGATCAGAAGATCTGTGACACTCTCAGGGAGAGGTATGTGGCAGCAGTTGCTGACCAAAGGCACAGTTTTACCATGTCAAAAGCTTTACAG GAGCAACGTGCAAGGAATGAGAGACTTCGGAGTGAAGTTCTGTCCCAAAGCAACGATGAGACTTGA
- the LOC116189442 gene encoding coiled-coil domain-containing protein 93 isoform X2 has protein sequence MAESFSEFPSQLGPILDPLASAGSDRTRTADSPPVDGELSRPIRLEAASGADKYVISAEEQEQALRQLEEELDDATTSVERLNAALKEKDERKAHVLNELNRLREKIRDAGADSVVEKLMLLLRSVKALERQEFALKSNFDAKHAELEAEICELEAKASNDYDDKSLHDGLDHSIGTASENLHLAKKELAARLRAVLSLKRQLDDVPTPSELTQYKCRLAELNTNIGEKDRQTRKFYSTYNALLEIKELMLKEISLLNSINSQFQDAIASTAGQMKLIDSMEGILKGIKQKLEKMQVGLQADQKICDTLRERSNVQGMRDFGVKFCPKATMRLESKSSIRVVREIAPWKRSRW, from the exons ATGGCCGAGTCGTTCTCCGAGTTTCCGAGTCAGCTCGGCCCAATCCTCGATCCCCTCGCGTCTGCCGGGTCTGATCGCACCAGAACTGCCGATTCTCCGCCCGTCGACGGCGAACTCTCCCGGCCGATCCGCCTTGAAGCCGCTTCTGGAGCTGACAAATA TGTGATCTCTGCTGAAGAGCAGGAGCAGGCTCTTCGGCAACTCGAGGAGGAGCTTGATGATGCGACAACATCCGTGGAGCGGCTGAACGCTGCTCTGAAAGAGAAG GATGAAAGGAAAGCTCATGTCCTCAATGAATTGAACCGCTTGCGTGAGAAAATTAGGGACGCTGGTGCTGATTCTGTGGTTGAGAAGTTAATGCTGCTTCTTCGGTCAGTGAAG GCTTTGGAAAGGCAAGAATTTGCTCTCAAGTCTAACTTTGATGCGAAACATGCCGAATTGGAGGCAGAGATTTGTGAGCTGGAAGCAAAAGCATCAAATGATTATGATGATAAGTCTTTGCACGATGGTTTGGATCATTCTATAGGCACGGCATCGGAGAACTTGCACTTAGCAAAGAAG GAACTTGCTGCTAGGTTGCGGGCAGTGCTATCTTTAAAACGACAGCTTGATGATGTGCCGACACCATCGGAGCTAACTCA GTATAAGTGCCGATTGGCCGAACTAAACACGAATATTGGG GAAAAGGATAGACAAACACGGAAATTCTATTCAACCTATAATGCGCTTCTGGAGATTAAAGAATTAATGCTGAAAGAGATATCATTGCTGAACTCGATTAATTCTCAA TTTCAAGATGCAATAGCTAGTACTGCTGGTCAGATGAAACTTATTGACTCCATGGAAGGAATTCTGAAAGGCATTAAACAG AAGCTAGAAAAGATGCAAGTTGGGCTTCAAGCAGATCAGAAGATCTGTGACACTCTCAGGGAGAG GAGCAACGTGCAAGGAATGAGAGACTTCGGAGTGAAGTTCTGTCCCAAAGCAACGATGAGACTTGAAAGCAAGAGCAGTATCCGAGTTGTCAGGGAAATTGCTCCTTGGAAACGTTCGAGATGGTAA
- the LOC116215851 gene encoding gibberellin 3-beta-dioxygenase 1-like isoform X1 has protein sequence MATLSEAYRNTPLHPHHIIPLDFQSVERVPESHSWQDDSLPLRIQSPESGEEASLPIIDLGDSEALKMVGPACEAWGMFQVINHGISTTLIRDVESEARRFFSLPAKEKMKALRSPGGAAGYGVARITPFFNKFMWHEGFTIVGSPMDHAREVWPHGYRRFCEVMEEYQKKTKDLSERLLILILKSLGIPEEHIEWPRSAAYQGGPAPCTALQLNSYPSCPDPARAMGLAQHTDSFLLTVLHQVSGINGLQVLKEGAGWVRVVPLEGALVVNVGDMLHIMSNGLFPSVLHRAVVDKTSHRMSMAYFYGPPADYRVAPIPRGCPSQAPLQFRPVTVREYIEMKAKNLDGALSGIRVR, from the exons ATGGCTACTCTCTCAGAAGCATACAGGAACACACCTCTGCACCCTCACCATATTATCCCTCTAGACTTTCAATCTGTCGAACGCGTTCCGGAATCACATTCATGGCAAGACGACAGTCTTCCACTTAGAATCCAGTCGCCGGAAAGCGGGGAGGAGGCATCGCTGCCCATCATTGACCTCGGCGACTCCGAAGCCTTAAAGATGGTGGGTCCAGCATGTGAGGCGTGGGGCATGTTCCAAGTCATAAACCATGGCATTTCTACAACCCTTATAAGGGATGTCGAGTCGGAGGCTAGGAGGTTCTTCTCTCTCCCGGCTAAAGAGAAGATGAAGGCTCTCCGTTCTCCTGGCGGAGCTGCTGGGTATGGAGTCGCCCGAATAACACCGTTCTTCAATAAGTTCATGTGGCATGAAGGGTTCACCATTGTGGGATCTCCCATGGACCACGCTAGGGAGGTTTGGCCTCATGGATATCGAAGGTTTTG TGAAGTGATGGAAGAGTACCAGAAGAAGACGAAAGATCTCTCCGAGAGGCTCCTCATCCTGATCCTGAAATCCCTCGGCATACCCGAGGAACACATCGAGTGGCCGAGGTCCGCAGCCTACCAGGGCGGGCCAGCCCCGTGCACGGCCCTGCAGCTCAACTCCTACCCATCCTGCCCGGACCCGGCCAGGGCAATGGGTCTGGCCCAACACACGGACTCCTTCCTCCTCACGGTCCTCCACCAGGTCAGTGGCATAAACGGTCTCCAAGTCCTGAAGGAGGGGGCGGGGTGGGTCCGCGTCGTGCCCTTGGAAGGGGCACTAGTGGTCAATGTGGGTGACATGCTCCACATCATGTCTAATGGATTGTTCCCCAGCGTCCTCCACCGGGCTGTCGTGGATAAGACCAGCCACAGGATGTCAATGGCCTACTTCTATGGGCCCCCGGCGGATTACCGCGTCGCCCCCATCCCAAGAGGCTGCCCGAGCCAGGCTCCACTCCAGTTTCGACCCGTGACCGTCAGGGAGTACATTGAGATGAAGGCAAAGAATCTTGATGGCGCGCTATCGGGAATCAGGGTGAGATGA
- the LOC116189442 gene encoding coiled-coil domain-containing protein 93 isoform X5 encodes MAESFSEFPSQLGPILDPLASAGSDRTRTADSPPVDGELSRPIRLEAASGADKYVISAEEQEQALRQLEEELDDATTSVERLNAALKEKDERKAHVLNELNRLREKIRDAGADSVVEKLMLLLRSVKALERQEFALKSNFDAKHAELEAEICELEAKASNDYDDKSLHDGLDHSIGTASENLHLAKKELAARLRAVLSLKRQLDDVPTPSELTQYKCRLAELNTNIGEKDRQTRKFYSTYNALLEIKELMLKEISLLNSINSQFQDAIASTAGQMKLIDSMEGILKGIKQKLEKMQVGLQADQKICDTLRERISDSEPGGVLAS; translated from the exons ATGGCCGAGTCGTTCTCCGAGTTTCCGAGTCAGCTCGGCCCAATCCTCGATCCCCTCGCGTCTGCCGGGTCTGATCGCACCAGAACTGCCGATTCTCCGCCCGTCGACGGCGAACTCTCCCGGCCGATCCGCCTTGAAGCCGCTTCTGGAGCTGACAAATA TGTGATCTCTGCTGAAGAGCAGGAGCAGGCTCTTCGGCAACTCGAGGAGGAGCTTGATGATGCGACAACATCCGTGGAGCGGCTGAACGCTGCTCTGAAAGAGAAG GATGAAAGGAAAGCTCATGTCCTCAATGAATTGAACCGCTTGCGTGAGAAAATTAGGGACGCTGGTGCTGATTCTGTGGTTGAGAAGTTAATGCTGCTTCTTCGGTCAGTGAAG GCTTTGGAAAGGCAAGAATTTGCTCTCAAGTCTAACTTTGATGCGAAACATGCCGAATTGGAGGCAGAGATTTGTGAGCTGGAAGCAAAAGCATCAAATGATTATGATGATAAGTCTTTGCACGATGGTTTGGATCATTCTATAGGCACGGCATCGGAGAACTTGCACTTAGCAAAGAAG GAACTTGCTGCTAGGTTGCGGGCAGTGCTATCTTTAAAACGACAGCTTGATGATGTGCCGACACCATCGGAGCTAACTCA GTATAAGTGCCGATTGGCCGAACTAAACACGAATATTGGG GAAAAGGATAGACAAACACGGAAATTCTATTCAACCTATAATGCGCTTCTGGAGATTAAAGAATTAATGCTGAAAGAGATATCATTGCTGAACTCGATTAATTCTCAA TTTCAAGATGCAATAGCTAGTACTGCTGGTCAGATGAAACTTATTGACTCCATGGAAGGAATTCTGAAAGGCATTAAACAG AAGCTAGAAAAGATGCAAGTTGGGCTTCAAGCAGATCAGAAGATCTGTGACACTCTCAGGGAGAG AATTTCAGACAGTGAGCCAGGGGGAGTATTAGCTTCATAA